TTATGGGGAAAGCAATATTGCTTCACTAGAATCAATATTAAGTTTAATGCAAAAAAGAGGTCCTGATGGCAGCTATTTATTTTTTGAAGAAAATTTTGTCGCAGGAATGAATCGACTAAGCATTAATGATTTGTATTTTGGAGAACAACCTTTTGTGAATATCGATTCTTCAATTGTAGTGCTTTTTAATGGTGAAATTTATAATTATAGAGAATTAAAAAAGGGGTTAGAGCAAAAAGGGTATATTTTCAAAGGGCATTGCGATGGGGAGATTCTGCCTTTTATGTATGAAGAATATGGAGTAGAATGTTTTAGCTTTCTTGATGGAATGTTTGGGATAATGGTGTATGATAAAAGGCGTGGCAAGATTATTTTAACGCGCGATGGTGTTGGTGAAAAGCCGCTTTATTATGCAAAGTGCGGCAGAAAGTTTGCATTTTCCACGCTTATAAAACCTTTGAAAGAATATTTTGGAAGTTTCTCGCTGAATCCTCAAGCTCTATGGGATTTTTTTACTTTTGGCTTCATCCCAGAACCGCAAAGTATTTACAATGAAGTAAAAGCATTGAAAAAAGGACATTATTTGGTCTTTGATTGTCAAAGTTTGGAATATAATGAGTTTGAATTTTGGCAAAAAACCTTGCAACGATTTTCGCCTATTCGCCAAGATCAAAATGTAGATTTAGTGGGCATAACAAAAGAGATTGTTACTAAGAGTATTCAAGGGAGATTAATGAGTGATGTTCCTATTGGAGCATTTTTGAGCGGTGGGCTTGATAGTAGTATTGTAGCAACTTTAGCACAGCAATCATTGGGTAATTTGACAACTTTTAATATTGCTTTTTTGGATAATTATGATCCTTATTGTGGGTTTGCTGATGAAAGTGAATTTGCTATGCTTGTTGCCAAAAATATTAATTCTCAACACTTTACACTTAAAGTGAATGCAAAAAATTATCAAAACTTCCTAAAATCATTTATTCAAGATATTGATCAGCCCTTTGGTGCAATTTCTGGCATTGGTGTTAAGATGATTGCAAGAAAAGCGAGAGAATTGGGAATTAAAGTCTTATTGAGTGGTGATGGAGCAGATGAGTATTTTGGCGGCTATACTTGGTATCCAAAACTAGCCTTCAATGATCCAAAATTTATCACAAAAGAAAAACCAAAAGGTTGGCATTATTATGCTTTTGAAAGCGAGAAAAAAGAATTTTTAAATTTGGATTTTTTTGGAGACTTGGATTCTAGGGGTTATTTTCCTAGGGGTGATTCTAGCCCCATTGCTTTTATTGACTTTGATAGAGAATTTTATTTGCCTAATGAAATGATGACAAAACTTGATAGAATGTGTATGAGTGAAAGTATAGAGGGTAGGGCAATTTTTGTTTCTCCTAGTATTGCCAGTTTTACTCAACAGCTTGACTATGAAACACTTTTGAGAAATGGGGAGAAATGGCTACTTAAAGAGGCTTTTAAAAGTATTTTGCCACAAGAAATTTTGCAAAGAGAGAAGCATGGCTTTAATGTGCCTATTGATTATTGGATAAAGAATGATTGGTTTAATCTTTTAAGAGAGATTTTAAGCAAGGATAGCGCACTTTTTCATTATGGAATCATTAGGGAAGATTCTTGTGAGAAGTTTATAAAAATACTCTACAGCAATGAGAGAAGGGTAGGAAATGTCGGTTTTTATTTGATTGTGCTTGGAATGTGGTTGGAGATTTAAAAAATGAAAAAAGTAAGGGAGAATATTTTAATTTTAGCAGATTTAAGTAGTCCATTAATGAAGCCAAGAATTATGATGTTAAAAGATCTACCTTATGATAAATATATTTTACATAATGCCAATAACATAAGACTTGATGAGGCTACTTTATCTGATTATACTGGATTTAATGTTCTCCAACACCCTAGAATAATATCGCTTAGAATGCGTTATTTATATAGTTTTTTTTATACATTGTTTTTGCTTTTGAGATTAAAGCCTAAACTTATTGTTGTTCATTGGGCAAGTCGATTATATCAGAATTTGCTCTTAGCATTATGGGGAAAACGCGTGATAGTGCATACAATGGGAGGAGATATTAATAAAGAAGAAGATTGCTATGGGAAAAAGAAATTTTTTACTGGAATTTTATTGAAAAATGCAAGGATTATTACAGGAAAAACATATGTTATGAAAGAAATTTCTATGAGCAGTTTTCCTTTTTTAAATCAAGATAAAATAAAAATTTTAAGTTGGGGTGTTGAGGATAGATTCTTTGAGAAGTTAGACTCAAGTCAAAAAAAGAGTGAAAAAATGCGATTGTTAGGTAAGAATTATCAAAATGTATTTTTTTCGATTCGGACTTTTAAGAGAATTCACTTTCAAAAAGAAATTATCAAAGTATTTTTAGAAAATTACAAAAATGATAATGATACTTGTTTAATTGTAAGTTTATTGGCTCAAGAAAAAAAATATTATGATGAATGTGATAGAGAAATTAACTTCAAAGAGAATAGTAATATTATTTTTGTTGAGATTAATCATAAAGATATGCACAAATATTTACAAATAAGTAATGCCATCATATCTTTGAAGTTATTTGATGGCATTTCGCAGTCCATTATGGAAGCATTATGTGCTGAAGTGTTTGTTATAGCAAGTGATATTAAAAATCACGCTATGATTTTGTCTCATCAAAAAAATGCTTATTTAATTAATGATTTTAGTGAATTAAGAGAGGCTTTTTTATATTGTTTGATGCATAAATTTAAAAAGATAGAATCGCCGATGTTAAATGCCAATTCGCAAAAGCAGTATTATTTACAAATTTTAAAGGAGAATTTTGATGTATAAGGGGCATTTGGAATTTTTGGTTTGTCCTAAATGCAAAGGGCAATTAGAGGTAGAAAATGCAAAGGGTAATGAAGAATTTATTTATGAAGGAAAATTGTTATGTAGAAAGTGTGGGGGGGGGTATGAGATTATTCAAGGAATTCCGCGATTTGTCCCACAAAATAATTATGCAGATAGTTTTGGTTTTGAATGGAATAAACATAAAAAGACGCAATATGATAGTCAAAGTGGAGTGGAATCAAGCAAAAAGAGGTTTTATGAAGAGACTCGTTGGGTTGTTAATAAGAATGGAGAACATTGCGTGATTTTGGAGGCTGGTTGTGGTAGTGGTCGTTTTACTCCTTATGCATTAGAAATTGCACAGAAAGATGGAGTTGTGATTAGTTTTGATTATTCAAGTGCGGTGGAGGCAAATGCTTTAAGTAATCCTCCAAGTAAAAACCTTTTGCTTATTCAGGCTAATATCTTTGAATTACCCATTAAAGAGGGTATAGTTGATAAATGCTTTTGCTTTGGAGTGTTGCAGCATACTCCAAGTGCCAAAAATGCGATTAAATCTTTAGTTGAGGTTTTGAAGCAAGGTGGGGAATTTGTCTGTGATCATTATCCTTTTAATAAAAATACTTGGTTTAATACAAAATATTATTTTCGCCCAATTGCCAAGAGATTGCCTCATAAAATGCTATATAATTTTGGAAAAAAATATATCGATTTTATGTGGCCCGTTTTTAAATTCAATCGCAGAATGTTTTCACCAAAAAGAGCAAATCGTCTTAATTGGAGGTTGTTAATCCCAGATTATACTTCACAAGGATTAAGCGAAGAAAAACTAAAAGAATGGGCATATTTGGATTTTTTTGATATGCTTTCGCCTTGGTATGATAGACCCATAAGAATGAAAACATTGCATCGTTATTTGCAAGAAGCTGGGCTAAGTGAAGTGGAAACTAATTCTGGATATAATGGTTGGGAAGGCAGAGGAAAAAAGATAAGGAATAAACAATGATGAAAAAAATTTTAATTTATGGATATGGTTGGGTAGGGGAAAGTGCTTTGGAATTTTTCTTGAGTTTTGATTTTTATGTAAGAGTCTATGATGATAAGCTAGATTTTTCAAGAAAAAGCATTTTTGATGAAAATTTTATTAGTGGAGAATTGGATTTATTAGAGTTTGATTTAGTTATTATAGCGGTATTTGAAAACCATAAAGCTTGTAGATTAAAAGATAAACTCTTAAGAGTGGGTGTCCGAGAAGATAAAATAAAAAATTTTAGATCCCAAAATTATACTAAAAATATGAAATATTTAAACTTTGAATACTTTGGTAGTGCGACAGAACTTTTTTTATTTATACAAAAAGATAATTTTGTATTAGATAATTTTCATCAAAAATTACAAAATCTTATTCACAAACATTATGCTAATAAAGTAAATAGAGGGGTATTGGAAACTAGAATAGCATTTGATGCTTTAGAAGAAAGAAGTGTTTATGCTAAGATGTATGAGACTGCACCAAAAATATGGGATAGCACCTATTTAAATTATCCTGGATTTTATATCGCAAATTCCAAATCTCATGATGGTGATCAAGATTTTTATTTTGTTAAAAAAATTGATTTTGAGGCATTGGCTAGTAGAGACAGAAAGATTAAATTAGTTGCTTGTATGGGTAATAGTGCATTAAGAGTAGATTATTTATCTTATGAAGATACGATTACGGGGATTTTGCAAAAAGAGCTGGGAAGAGAATTTATAGTTGTGAATTTTGGAGTAACAGGTTCCACTCTTTATGAGCAATTTTTGCTTTATAATGCTTTGGTGTATCCTTTAAAGCCTGATATCGTATTGACATTTTTTGGTGGAACCGAAATGCGTTGTGCTGTATCTTCATGTGATGTTCTGATTAAAAGGCATAAAATGGTTTATGTGCCACAGGCATGGGAGGAATCGTGTAAGATGGCTATCCAAAGTAAGTTGCCTCTCTATAGTGAAATGGCAAAGATATCTAACGCAATTAATCATAAAGTTTGCGTTTCTGATGTTGTTGAAGCAGTTAATGAAAGGTTGAGACAATTTGAGAGAGCAGTAGTGGTCGGGGGGGGGGGGGCAAATTTTATGCCTTTATTCAACCCCTATTGCCTTGCAAGTTAAAATGGACAAAGGAAGAGCAAGAGATGCGGCATAAAGAAGAGAAGTTGTTTAATGAAATATTCTCTTATTATAATAAAATTATAGAGCAAACCCCAGAATTTTTAACAAAATTAAAGAAAAAAGCTATTGATTGTGCGTATTTATTTGATTTAAATGAAGTAATTAAAGAAAATAGCGAGTCATTATTTACGAATTTTTGGATTCATTGCAATAAAAGAGGTAATGAGATTGTAGCTCAAGAGGTTTTTAAAATATTATCAAACAAAGAGTAGCAAAAATGGAAAGTTTTGATGTGTAGCATTTGTGGGGGGAATTATCCATTAGAATTGGTTAAAAAAGCATCAGAGGCTATGAAGCATAGGGGACCTGATTTTAGTGGAGAATTTAGTGATGGAATCATTTCTTTAGCACACAATCGCTTGAGTATTATTGACTTAGATAGTGAGGCAAATCAACCCTTTACTTCGCCATTTTGTCCGCATTTGGTGTTAGTTTTTAATGGTGAGATTTATAATTATAAAGAACTAAGACAAGAATTAAAAAAGCAGGGAATCCCCTTTTTTACACAGAGTGATACGGAAGTTTTGCTTCATGCTTATGTGTTTTTGGGTGAAGAATGTATTCAAAGATTAAATGGGGATTTTGCCTTTTGTATTCTCGATAAACGCGATGACAGTTTATTTTTAGCGCGTGATAGAATGGGGAATAAACCGCTTTTTTATGCCTTAAATCAAGGAAAATTCTTTTTTGCTTCTGAGATTAAAGCGATTTTGGAGATTGGGAAGTTTAGTTTTGATTTAGAAGAAGTTTCAAAATGGATTTTATTTGGCAATGGGAGTGAGAATAAGACTATTTATCAAGGTATTTTTAGCTTTCCACCTGCTTCATTTGGGCGATTTTCTAATGGAGAGCTTAAGATAAAAAAATATTGGGAATGTGTGCCTTGTGTGGATAGTACTTTGGGGCAGAAAGAAGCATTGGATAGACTAGAGGAGATTCTAAGTGATGCGGTGAAAATACGGCTGCGATCAGATGTGCCTATGGCGCTTTGCATTTCAGGTGGAGTGGATAGTTCGATTTTAGCACATTTAGCTAAGAGAATCGGGGTGGAGTGCTTATATTTTGGGATAAATTTCAAAGAAACAAAGCAAAATGAAATACAACATATGAAGCAATTACAGAAAGATTTGGGAATTGATGTTTCTTATATCACGCCAAATTTAGAGTGTGTCAAAGAGGATTTTAGGAATTTGGTGCAGAATCAAGATGAGATTTTTCGCAGTTTTTCTATTTATTCGCAATATTTGCTTTTTAAAAATATCGCACCTTTTTGCAAGGTTGTTTTAGGCGGGCAGGGAGCAGATGAGCTTTTTGGTGGATATTATCATCATGTTGGGAGATATATTTTTGCTCATTATAAAGAATTTGAAAATCGTATTAGAATCTATGGCAATGAAGCTTTGAGGGAATATGGATTTGGCTTAAAGTGTTCTTTGGATGATTCTTTAAAATTAAAGCTTTTTAGAGAAGATAATCAAGAGGGAATGAGAATCTTGCAAGAAAATGAATTGCCACTTCCTTCTATGGAAAATCTTTTGGGGAGATTTTTGCTAGATTTTACTCAAGGGTTGTGGCTGGATACTTTTCAATATAATTTGCCTAATCTTTTGCGTTATGAGGATAGAAATGCAATGCGATTTGGGA
This portion of the Helicobacter canadensis MIT 98-5491 genome encodes:
- a CDS encoding methyltransferase domain-containing protein, producing the protein MYKGHLEFLVCPKCKGQLEVENAKGNEEFIYEGKLLCRKCGGGYEIIQGIPRFVPQNNYADSFGFEWNKHKKTQYDSQSGVESSKKRFYEETRWVVNKNGEHCVILEAGCGSGRFTPYALEIAQKDGVVISFDYSSAVEANALSNPPSKNLLLIQANIFELPIKEGIVDKCFCFGVLQHTPSAKNAIKSLVEVLKQGGEFVCDHYPFNKNTWFNTKYYFRPIAKRLPHKMLYNFGKKYIDFMWPVFKFNRRMFSPKRANRLNWRLLIPDYTSQGLSEEKLKEWAYLDFFDMLSPWYDRPIRMKTLHRYLQEAGLSEVETNSGYNGWEGRGKKIRNKQ
- the asnB gene encoding asparagine synthase (glutamine-hydrolyzing); this translates as MCAIVGIYGESNIASLESILSLMQKRGPDGSYLFFEENFVAGMNRLSINDLYFGEQPFVNIDSSIVVLFNGEIYNYRELKKGLEQKGYIFKGHCDGEILPFMYEEYGVECFSFLDGMFGIMVYDKRRGKIILTRDGVGEKPLYYAKCGRKFAFSTLIKPLKEYFGSFSLNPQALWDFFTFGFIPEPQSIYNEVKALKKGHYLVFDCQSLEYNEFEFWQKTLQRFSPIRQDQNVDLVGITKEIVTKSIQGRLMSDVPIGAFLSGGLDSSIVATLAQQSLGNLTTFNIAFLDNYDPYCGFADESEFAMLVAKNINSQHFTLKVNAKNYQNFLKSFIQDIDQPFGAISGIGVKMIARKARELGIKVLLSGDGADEYFGGYTWYPKLAFNDPKFITKEKPKGWHYYAFESEKKEFLNLDFFGDLDSRGYFPRGDSSPIAFIDFDREFYLPNEMMTKLDRMCMSESIEGRAIFVSPSIASFTQQLDYETLLRNGEKWLLKEAFKSILPQEILQREKHGFNVPIDYWIKNDWFNLLREILSKDSALFHYGIIREDSCEKFIKILYSNERRVGNVGFYLIVLGMWLEI
- the asnB gene encoding asparagine synthase (glutamine-hydrolyzing) encodes the protein MCSICGGNYPLELVKKASEAMKHRGPDFSGEFSDGIISLAHNRLSIIDLDSEANQPFTSPFCPHLVLVFNGEIYNYKELRQELKKQGIPFFTQSDTEVLLHAYVFLGEECIQRLNGDFAFCILDKRDDSLFLARDRMGNKPLFYALNQGKFFFASEIKAILEIGKFSFDLEEVSKWILFGNGSENKTIYQGIFSFPPASFGRFSNGELKIKKYWECVPCVDSTLGQKEALDRLEEILSDAVKIRLRSDVPMALCISGGVDSSILAHLAKRIGVECLYFGINFKETKQNEIQHMKQLQKDLGIDVSYITPNLECVKEDFRNLVQNQDEIFRSFSIYSQYLLFKNIAPFCKVVLGGQGADELFGGYYHHVGRYIFAHYKEFENRIRIYGNEALREYGFGLKCSLDDSLKLKLFREDNQEGMRILQENELPLPSMENLLGRFLLDFTQGLWLDTFQYNLPNLLRYEDRNAMRFGIENRTPFTDYRLVEFAFSLESSLKFAKGYSKYLLRLLLERLGSKELAWRADKVGFSAPEFVLAQTLGYNVSSLFGIRLAFFEVLKMRLKGEI
- a CDS encoding glycosyltransferase, translating into MKKVRENILILADLSSPLMKPRIMMLKDLPYDKYILHNANNIRLDEATLSDYTGFNVLQHPRIISLRMRYLYSFFYTLFLLLRLKPKLIVVHWASRLYQNLLLALWGKRVIVHTMGGDINKEEDCYGKKKFFTGILLKNARIITGKTYVMKEISMSSFPFLNQDKIKILSWGVEDRFFEKLDSSQKKSEKMRLLGKNYQNVFFSIRTFKRIHFQKEIIKVFLENYKNDNDTCLIVSLLAQEKKYYDECDREINFKENSNIIFVEINHKDMHKYLQISNAIISLKLFDGISQSIMEALCAEVFVIASDIKNHAMILSHQKNAYLINDFSELREAFLYCLMHKFKKIESPMLNANSQKQYYLQILKENFDV